One part of the Olleya sp. YS genome encodes these proteins:
- the atpD gene encoding F0F1 ATP synthase subunit beta yields the protein MSKVTGKVAQIVGPVIDVEFGAGTELPKIYDSLEINNADGSKLVLEVQSHIGEDTVRTIAMDSSDGLSRGTEVIATGAPIQMPIGNDVYGRLFNVIGDAIDGLGDLPKAGDAGLPIHRQAPKFEDLSTSTEVLFTGIKVIDLIEPYAKGGKIGLFGGAGVGKTVLIQELINNIAKGHGGLSVFAGVGERTREGNDLLREMLESGIIKYGDDFMHSMEEGGWDLQKVDKTVMKDSKATFVFGQMNEPPGARARVALSGLTIAEYFRDGAGEGQGKDVLFFVDNIFRFTQAGSEVSALLGRMPSAVGYQPTLATEMGAMQERITSTKRGSITSVQAVYVPADDLTDPAPATTFAHLDATTVLSRKIAELGIYPAVDPLDSTSRILTADILGDEHYNCAQRVKELLQRYKELQDIIAILGMEELSEEDKLAVSRARRVQRFLSQPFHVAEQFTGIPGVLVDIKETIKGFNMIMNGELDHLPEAAFNLKGTIEEAIEAGEKMLAEA from the coding sequence ATGTCAAAAGTTACAGGTAAAGTTGCACAAATAGTAGGTCCAGTTATTGATGTAGAATTCGGAGCAGGTACTGAACTTCCAAAAATTTACGATTCATTAGAAATTAATAATGCTGATGGTTCAAAATTAGTATTAGAAGTACAATCTCACATTGGTGAAGACACAGTGCGTACAATCGCTATGGACTCATCAGATGGTTTAAGTAGAGGCACAGAAGTTATTGCAACTGGTGCACCTATCCAAATGCCAATTGGAAATGATGTTTACGGACGTTTATTTAACGTAATTGGAGATGCTATTGATGGTTTAGGTGATTTACCTAAAGCTGGAGATGCTGGATTACCAATACACAGACAAGCGCCTAAGTTTGAAGACCTATCAACGTCTACTGAAGTATTATTTACTGGTATTAAAGTAATTGACTTAATTGAGCCTTACGCTAAAGGAGGTAAAATTGGATTATTTGGTGGTGCAGGAGTAGGTAAAACAGTATTAATCCAAGAGTTAATTAACAACATTGCAAAAGGACATGGTGGTTTATCTGTGTTTGCAGGAGTTGGAGAAAGAACACGTGAAGGAAACGATTTACTTCGTGAGATGTTAGAGTCAGGAATTATTAAGTATGGTGACGACTTTATGCACTCTATGGAAGAAGGTGGTTGGGATCTTCAAAAGGTTGATAAAACTGTAATGAAAGATTCTAAAGCAACTTTTGTATTTGGACAAATGAATGAGCCTCCTGGAGCGCGTGCTCGTGTAGCACTTTCAGGATTAACTATAGCAGAATATTTCCGTGATGGAGCTGGTGAAGGACAAGGAAAAGATGTATTATTTTTCGTAGATAATATCTTCCGTTTTACACAAGCCGGATCTGAGGTATCTGCATTATTAGGTCGTATGCCTTCTGCGGTAGGTTACCAACCTACGTTAGCAACCGAAATGGGTGCTATGCAAGAGCGTATTACATCTACAAAAAGAGGATCTATTACATCTGTACAAGCGGTTTACGTACCTGCAGATGATTTAACGGATCCTGCGCCAGCAACAACGTTTGCTCACTTAGATGCAACAACGGTATTGTCAAGAAAAATTGCTGAGTTAGGTATTTATCCTGCGGTAGACCCACTAGATTCTACTTCAAGAATCTTAACTGCTGACATTTTAGGTGATGAACACTACAACTGTGCACAACGTGTTAAAGAGTTGTTACAACGTTATAAAGAATTACAAGATATTATTGCCATCTTAGGTATGGAAGAATTATCTGAAGAAGATAAATTAGCAGTATCTAGAGCAAGACGTGTACAACGTTTCTTATCTCAACCATTCCACGTAGCTGAGCAATTTACTGGTATTCCAGGTGTATTAGTAGATATTAAAGAAACTATTAAAGGGTTTAATATGATTATGAATGGTGAGTTAGATCACTTACCAGAAGCTGCTTTTAACCTTAAAGGGACTATCGAAGAAGCTATTGAAGCTGGAGAGAAAATGTTAGCTGAAGCATAA